A section of the Ensifer adhaerens genome encodes:
- a CDS encoding GDCCVxC domain-containing (seleno)protein — MDDGRHLKASVAEAQRVTIQLRSTLTCPNCGQRATETMPTDACQFFYDCNGCGTMLRPESGDCCVFCSFGDAPCPPIQEAKHNNGAASCCVGS, encoded by the coding sequence ATGGATGACGGGCGTCATCTGAAGGCATCCGTTGCCGAGGCACAAAGAGTGACGATACAGCTTCGATCAACCCTCACCTGTCCGAATTGCGGCCAGCGGGCTACGGAAACGATGCCCACCGACGCCTGTCAGTTTTTCTATGATTGCAATGGATGCGGTACGATGCTCCGGCCAGAATCCGGGGACTGCTGTGTGTTCTGTTCCTTTGGCGACGCGCCTTGCCCGCCAATCCAGGAGGCCAAACATAACAACGGAGCCGCAAGTTGTTGCGTCGGTTCCTAA
- the arsH gene encoding arsenical resistance protein ArsH — protein MRRASALSETFPALEERHLRQPDIDALRPAFSTHKPRILIFYGSLREVSYSRLLAHEARRLLERLGCEVRMFDPRGLPLPDEAPVSHPKVQELRDLSQWSEGQVWVSPERHGAMTGIMKAQIDWIPLSLGSIRPTQGKTLAIMEVSGGSQSFNALNQMRVLGRWMRMITIPNQSSVAKAYQEFDADGRMKPSSYYDRVVDVCEELVKFTLLTRDASAHLTDRYSERKEHAAELEKRVSLRSI, from the coding sequence ATCAGGAGGGCAAGCGCGTTGTCTGAGACCTTTCCCGCCTTGGAGGAGCGGCATCTTCGCCAACCTGACATAGACGCGTTGCGTCCAGCGTTTTCGACGCACAAGCCGCGCATCCTGATCTTCTACGGCTCGCTCCGGGAGGTTTCCTACAGCCGCCTGTTGGCGCACGAAGCCAGACGTCTGCTCGAGCGGTTGGGGTGCGAGGTGCGGATGTTCGATCCGAGGGGGCTTCCGCTTCCCGACGAGGCTCCGGTCAGCCATCCGAAAGTGCAGGAGCTGCGCGACCTGTCGCAATGGTCGGAAGGCCAGGTCTGGGTTAGCCCCGAGCGCCACGGCGCGATGACGGGCATCATGAAGGCCCAGATCGACTGGATTCCCCTGTCGCTGGGATCGATCCGGCCGACGCAAGGCAAGACGCTGGCCATCATGGAAGTCTCCGGCGGCAGCCAGTCCTTCAACGCCCTGAACCAGATGCGCGTGCTCGGCCGCTGGATGCGGATGATCACGATCCCCAACCAGTCGTCCGTCGCCAAGGCCTACCAGGAGTTCGACGCCGACGGCAGGATGAAACCGTCGTCCTACTACGACCGCGTCGTGGATGTCTGCGAGGAACTGGTGAAGTTCACGCTGCTGACACGGGACGCTTCGGCGCATCTGACCGACCGTTATAGCGAGCGGAAGGAGCACGCTGCCGAGTTGGAGAAGCGGGTGTCACTGAGGTCGATTTAG
- the arsC gene encoding arsenate reductase (glutaredoxin) (This arsenate reductase requires both glutathione and glutaredoxin to convert arsenate to arsenite, after which the efflux transporter formed by ArsA and ArsB can extrude the arsenite from the cell, providing resistance.), with translation MDVTIYHNPACGTSRNTLEIIRAAGIEPDVIEYLKTPPARDELATMISDAGLTVRQAIREKGTPYAELGLDDPKLTDDQLLDAMLTDPILINRPFVVTPLGTRLARPSEVVLDILPDAFKGAFFKEDGEQVLDQEGKRVV, from the coding sequence ATGGACGTCACCATCTATCACAACCCGGCCTGCGGCACGTCCCGCAACACGCTGGAGATAATCCGCGCAGCCGGGATCGAACCTGATGTCATCGAGTATCTCAAGACACCGCCGGCGCGCGACGAGTTGGCAACGATGATCTCTGACGCCGGGCTGACCGTCCGGCAGGCGATCCGCGAGAAAGGTACGCCTTATGCGGAATTGGGCCTCGATGATCCGAAGCTGACGGACGACCAGTTGCTCGACGCGATGCTGACGGACCCGATCCTCATCAATCGTCCGTTCGTCGTCACACCACTCGGCACCAGGCTCGCGCGCCCTTCCGAAGTCGTTCTCGACATCCTGCCGGATGCGTTCAAGGGAGCCTTCTTCAAGGAAGATGGCGAGCAGGTCCTCGATCAGGAGGGCAAGCGCGTTGTCTGA
- the arsB gene encoding ACR3 family arsenite efflux transporter: MSTFQRYLTIWVFLCIVVGVALGHLMPGVFQIIGAAEVAKVNLPVAILIWLMIIPMLIKIDFRSLAQVSTYWRGIGVTLFINWAIKPFSMALLGWLFIGWLFRPYLPADQIDSYIAGLIILAAAPCTAMVFVWSNLTRGEPLFTLSQVALNDAIMVVAFAPIVGLLLGLSAITVPWDTLVLSVVLYIVVPVIIAQVLRARLTADGTTKALDAMLAKLQPLSLVALLATLVLLFGFQGEQIIAQPTIIALLAVPILIQVYFNSGLAYLLNRMSGERHCVAGPSALIGASNFFELAVAAAISLFGFRSGAALATVVGVLIEVPVMLTVVWAVNHTKGWYEAAPSVSRNTITERT, from the coding sequence ATGTCGACGTTTCAACGCTATCTCACCATCTGGGTGTTCCTCTGCATTGTCGTCGGCGTTGCCCTTGGCCATCTGATGCCCGGCGTTTTCCAGATCATCGGCGCGGCGGAGGTCGCCAAGGTGAACCTGCCCGTCGCCATCCTGATCTGGCTGATGATCATCCCGATGCTCATCAAGATCGACTTCCGCTCGCTGGCGCAGGTCAGCACGTACTGGCGCGGCATCGGCGTGACCCTGTTCATCAACTGGGCCATCAAGCCGTTCTCCATGGCGTTGCTCGGATGGCTCTTTATCGGATGGCTGTTCCGTCCTTATCTGCCGGCTGACCAGATCGACTCCTACATTGCTGGCCTTATCATCCTTGCGGCTGCGCCCTGTACCGCGATGGTGTTCGTCTGGAGCAACCTGACGCGCGGCGAGCCGCTGTTCACGTTGTCCCAGGTGGCACTCAACGATGCGATCATGGTCGTCGCCTTCGCCCCGATCGTCGGACTGCTTCTCGGACTGTCGGCTATCACCGTACCGTGGGACACGCTCGTTCTGTCGGTCGTCCTCTATATCGTCGTCCCGGTCATCATCGCTCAGGTCCTGAGAGCGCGGCTGACCGCCGACGGCACGACCAAGGCGCTGGACGCCATGCTGGCGAAGCTGCAGCCGCTTTCGCTTGTGGCACTGCTGGCGACGCTCGTCCTCCTGTTCGGCTTCCAGGGCGAGCAGATCATCGCGCAGCCGACGATCATCGCGCTGCTGGCCGTCCCGATCCTGATCCAGGTCTACTTCAACTCAGGCCTGGCCTACCTCCTGAACCGGATGTCGGGCGAGCGCCATTGCGTCGCCGGGCCTTCAGCCCTGATCGGAGCCAGCAACTTCTTCGAACTCGCGGTTGCCGCGGCGATCAGCCTGTTCGGCTTCCGGTCCGGAGCAGCGCTGGCGACCGTCGTCGGCGTGCTCATCGAGGTTCCCGTGATGCTCACGGTCGTCTGGGCCGTGAACCACACCAAGGGCTGGTACGAGGCAGCTCCCTCTGTCTCCCGCAACACCATCACCGAAAGGACATGA
- a CDS encoding arsenate reductase ArsC — translation MTDKTYNVLFLCTGNSARSILAESILNNEGGGRFRAFSAGSRPKGEVNPHALNELEALGYSATGFSSKSWDVFSEPGAPQMDFIFTVCDSAAGEACPVWFGHPMTAHWGVEDPAAVVGSEVEIQRAFATAARFLKNRIMAFVSLPLASIDRLALETKLRQIGAMEGSTGTPGKMA, via the coding sequence ATGACCGACAAGACTTACAACGTGCTCTTCTTGTGCACGGGCAACTCCGCACGTTCTATTCTCGCCGAATCCATCCTCAACAATGAGGGTGGTGGGCGCTTCCGGGCGTTTTCTGCGGGCAGCCGGCCCAAGGGCGAAGTCAATCCGCATGCGCTGAACGAACTCGAAGCCCTTGGCTATTCTGCGACTGGCTTCTCGTCGAAGAGCTGGGACGTCTTCTCTGAGCCCGGCGCACCACAGATGGATTTCATCTTCACGGTCTGCGACAGCGCGGCTGGCGAGGCCTGCCCGGTATGGTTCGGTCATCCGATGACCGCGCATTGGGGTGTCGAGGACCCCGCGGCCGTTGTCGGCTCCGAGGTCGAAATCCAGCGCGCCTTTGCGACGGCCGCCCGTTTCCTCAAGAACCGTATCATGGCCTTCGTCAGCCTTCCGCTGGCATCGATCGACCGCCTGGCGCTCGAAACGAAGCTCCGCCAAATCGGCGCGATGGAAGGCTCGACGGGAACTCCGGGAAAGATGGCCTGA
- the arsN2 gene encoding arsenic resistance N-acetyltransferase ArsN2 — protein MSDIRLEPVPGSHAALKLALSVSGLPIEDVEDPGRSFFRALSSDGGTVGYAGIETCGDAVLLRSMVILPEHRGRSLGSALTNEMLKAIDPASTVFLATTTAEPFFAKLGFVVIERGNVPPAVLTTRQLSGICPASATIMQFNRPPT, from the coding sequence ATGAGCGACATCCGCTTGGAGCCAGTTCCCGGAAGCCATGCCGCCCTGAAGCTGGCGCTCTCGGTTTCAGGTCTTCCGATAGAGGACGTTGAAGACCCTGGCCGCTCGTTCTTCAGAGCGCTTTCATCAGATGGCGGCACGGTTGGATACGCAGGCATCGAGACGTGCGGCGATGCGGTCCTGCTCAGGTCGATGGTCATCTTGCCCGAGCATCGCGGCAGGTCTCTCGGCAGTGCGCTTACCAACGAAATGCTCAAAGCCATCGACCCTGCCTCTACTGTCTTCCTGGCCACGACGACCGCCGAGCCGTTTTTCGCAAAGCTCGGCTTCGTCGTCATCGAGCGAGGCAATGTGCCGCCCGCCGTTCTTACGACCCGTCAGCTTTCGGGCATCTGCCCGGCATCGGCAACGATCATGCAATTCAACAGACCTCCGACCTAA
- a CDS encoding ArsR/SmtB family transcription factor yields the protein MDSNTAIAALAALAQTTRLETFRLLVRHEPDGVPAGELARLLDVPQNTMSAHLATLSRAGLVTNERQSRSIIYRADLQGLRDLTLFLLKDCCGGSIELCAPLIAELTPCCAPKVKPS from the coding sequence ATGGATAGCAATACAGCGATCGCGGCGCTCGCCGCACTGGCCCAGACCACCAGGCTCGAGACCTTCCGGCTTCTCGTCCGGCACGAGCCCGATGGCGTGCCGGCCGGCGAACTCGCCCGGCTTCTCGACGTCCCCCAGAACACCATGTCCGCGCATCTGGCCACGCTATCGCGTGCGGGCCTCGTCACAAACGAACGCCAGAGCCGCTCGATCATCTACAGGGCGGACCTTCAGGGGCTGCGTGACCTGACACTCTTCCTGTTGAAAGACTGCTGCGGCGGTTCGATCGAACTCTGTGCGCCGCTGATCGCCGAACTGACACCCTGCTGTGCGCCCAAGGTGAAGCCATCATGA
- a CDS encoding MBL fold metallo-hydrolase translates to MGSFHEFEYRLGHSLEADAFAGMRDSQTLAEYFRMQKDGVAVAPNERWQQKRFSITPAVLTKVLDDGARIDLGDRSFTVLHLPGHSPGSIGLLDEHDGTFFSGDAIYEGTLVDNLPGCDKSDYRGTMRRLLELDVGTTHGGHGVAMTRERMAAIAREYLVRLDQG, encoded by the coding sequence GTGGGATCGTTCCACGAGTTTGAGTACCGGCTGGGACACTCCTTGGAGGCAGACGCCTTTGCGGGCATGAGAGACAGTCAGACACTTGCCGAGTACTTTCGGATGCAAAAAGACGGGGTGGCGGTCGCCCCGAATGAGCGATGGCAACAGAAGCGGTTCTCGATCACTCCAGCGGTCCTGACAAAGGTGTTGGACGATGGTGCCCGCATAGATCTCGGGGACCGGTCGTTCACTGTCCTGCATCTCCCAGGTCATTCACCGGGCTCGATAGGGTTGCTCGACGAACATGACGGTACATTCTTCTCCGGCGATGCCATCTATGAAGGGACGCTGGTCGACAACTTGCCTGGTTGCGACAAGAGTGACTATCGGGGCACAATGAGGCGGTTGCTCGAACTCGATGTTGGCACAACGCACGGCGGTCACGGCGTTGCCATGACACGAGAGCGTATGGCGGCGATAGCGCGCGAGTATCTTGTTCGCCTGGATCAAGGTTGA
- a CDS encoding adenylate/guanylate cyclase domain-containing protein, giving the protein MSILGERRLVAIFVADIVGYSRLVELDETSTLAAVTDLRRTLFEPLLAQHHGRLFKLTGDGLIAEFGSVVEAVACAAAVQKQLPECQTQIPAERRIVLRIGINLGDVQVDGEDLLGDGVNVAARLEQSCPPGGLLISGTAYDQLSGKLDCRFEFAGERHLKNIARPVRTYGLVPDNAPDGARTAWASGDRPTVAVLPFENMSVDPEQIYFSDGISEDIITELSRFRELMVIARNSSFSFRGKNVDAREIGRSLGARYLVEGSVRRAGGRVRITAQLIDATSGAHFWVERYDRALEDVFAVQEEISQSIVAMVAQRIIQDSEVAARRRQPEDIQAYDLFLQGNRLSDVFTPEAQARAQALFEAALRIDPGFARAHTGLAWIYLNRSVEMCVGVPRDKDENRIAAFHQAEEAVAKDPNDARVHSTFGYMCLMLRDFERAERHLGLARALNPNDPLIQIFWAWIQSCNGKPELGLHAAEIAFRLNPCHPFWYNFYLSHIVFRLGRYQEAADLLERLIMDAPSRRHPRYMALRAAAFGHLGRLEEAQRCGRTCIESVRALWRGDPSAGPSEYVDWLVDALYFRRAEDADRLREGLRRAGLPA; this is encoded by the coding sequence GGCCGTCACAGACCTGCGCCGGACCCTGTTCGAGCCTTTGCTGGCGCAACATCACGGTCGCCTCTTCAAGCTGACGGGCGACGGCCTGATCGCCGAATTTGGGTCCGTCGTCGAAGCTGTAGCCTGCGCCGCTGCGGTTCAAAAGCAACTGCCTGAATGTCAGACGCAGATACCGGCTGAGCGTCGGATTGTCTTGCGTATCGGCATCAATCTGGGCGACGTCCAGGTGGATGGCGAGGATCTGCTGGGGGACGGCGTCAACGTGGCTGCCCGATTGGAACAGTCTTGCCCGCCAGGTGGCCTCCTTATCTCCGGAACAGCCTACGACCAACTCTCTGGAAAGCTCGATTGCCGATTCGAGTTTGCGGGTGAGCGGCACCTGAAAAACATCGCGCGGCCGGTTAGGACTTACGGCTTGGTGCCAGACAATGCCCCCGACGGCGCGAGAACCGCCTGGGCTTCAGGCGATAGACCGACGGTGGCGGTGTTGCCCTTCGAAAACATGAGCGTTGATCCCGAACAGATCTATTTCAGCGATGGCATCAGCGAAGACATCATCACGGAACTCTCGCGCTTCCGCGAACTCATGGTCATCGCCCGAAACTCTTCCTTCTCGTTCCGCGGGAAAAACGTGGACGCGCGCGAGATCGGACGTTCGCTCGGGGCCAGATACCTGGTCGAGGGCAGTGTGCGCCGGGCTGGCGGGCGCGTTCGCATCACGGCCCAGCTGATTGATGCTACGAGCGGTGCCCATTTTTGGGTCGAGCGATACGACCGCGCACTCGAGGACGTGTTTGCCGTTCAGGAAGAAATTTCCCAGAGCATCGTTGCAATGGTAGCCCAACGGATCATCCAGGACAGCGAAGTCGCAGCCCGGCGACGCCAGCCCGAAGACATTCAGGCCTATGATCTCTTCCTCCAGGGAAATCGACTTTCTGACGTATTCACACCGGAGGCCCAAGCGCGTGCGCAAGCACTATTCGAAGCGGCACTCCGCATCGACCCGGGCTTTGCTCGAGCCCATACGGGCCTCGCATGGATCTACCTCAATCGTTCGGTCGAGATGTGCGTCGGAGTGCCGCGAGACAAGGACGAGAACCGGATCGCAGCGTTTCACCAGGCCGAAGAAGCAGTGGCGAAAGACCCCAACGATGCGCGCGTGCACTCCACCTTTGGATACATGTGCTTGATGCTGCGCGACTTCGAGCGGGCCGAGCGGCATTTGGGCCTTGCTCGGGCTTTGAACCCGAATGATCCACTGATCCAGATTTTCTGGGCCTGGATCCAATCGTGCAATGGAAAGCCCGAACTGGGCTTGCACGCCGCCGAGATTGCGTTTCGGCTTAACCCATGCCACCCGTTCTGGTACAATTTCTATCTTTCGCACATTGTGTTTCGGCTCGGACGCTACCAAGAAGCAGCCGATCTATTGGAGCGACTGATAATGGACGCACCAAGCCGGCGACACCCTAGATACATGGCTCTGCGCGCGGCGGCCTTCGGTCATTTGGGGCGCCTCGAAGAGGCACAGCGGTGTGGCAGGACGTGCATCGAGTCAGTCCGCGCGTTGTGGCGCGGCGATCCGTCTGCCGGCCCAAGTGAATACGTGGATTGGCTCGTGGACGCGTTATATTTCCGGCGGGCCGAAGATGCAGACCGATTGCGTGAGGGCCTACGCCGCGCCGGATTGCCGGCCTGA